One Bythopirellula goksoeyrii genomic window, TGAGCCAGAAGTGGTCCAACACGCTGGGCAAAGGCCTTTGGTTCGAGGTAACCTTCGATGAATTCCAGCACCTCTCCCTCGGGAGAAATCAGAAGCGAAGAAGGATATCCACGGATTCCAAGCTTCTTGATCAGAGCGGCATAGTCGTCTGAATGCGCCATCACCGACTCGGTTCTTCCCCGTAGTAGGTGCTGAACCTGAGGATTACCAAACGTTTCTTTGGCCATCTTGCGACAATATGTGCAGTTGTCTGAGGTAAACATCACCAAGAGGGGTCGTCGCCGGAGGATGGCCTCTTTCCAAGCACCTTCCACTGTTGCATGGTCGAAGATTCCGTCTTGAGCCACGGTTTTGTGAGCTGAAGTTTGGGCAACCGCTACGTTGGGAAGCAGGACTGCTAGCGTTGCCAGCAACGTAATGGGTAAATAGGGAGTCTTCATTTGGGAGTCTCTTCTCGGCGGCGTTTGAGCCTGCGTTGCTTTTGCCAGTTATCTGAGCAAGTCTTTAGGATGCCTAGTTCTTTCATCGGCATCCCGCGGAGAAGCCTTCGTGAAGCTGTTCAGAGTTACGAAGATAGTGGCAATTTCTTATTCGCTAGTACACTCAAGCGGCCAAGAATCATGAAGTGCTAGCGAGTTTGCGTGGCGTTGTTTGCCGAGGCAATTCCCAATTGCAGGCGTCGTTTGAATGTGTCGTGATCGACGTAGCCCTCGATCATGTCGAGAACTTTGTTGTTCGATCCGACTAGCACGGTCGAAGGATACCACTTGATATGCAGTTTTTCTACTAACAAGGCATGCGTATAGCGACCGGCCTGGATTGTCTCGAAGGAGTCGGTAACCAGAGCATTCACATCCGCACTAGCAAAAGTAGAGTCGACCATTTTCGTGCAGTGAGGACACTCGGGCATCGATACATAGACCAGAATGGGCTTGTTCGACTCTTGAGATGCAGTCCAAGCTGCCGGGTAACTATCGAACTTGAAAAGCGTCTTGGACTCTGCTGCAGTTACCGGCGGGGAAGTCTCGACCGTTTCGTTGGGACTATCTCCCAGACAGGTGGCAGTGGGGGAGAGAATGACAGCCAAAGCTGCCCAACGAAGTGTCTCTGCGATTAATCGCCCCATGCCGAGTTCCTCCGAGTAAATGCGGAACCATTCAAGTCTAAGTGCTAACGAGGTTTATCGACGTTCGCTAGCATCGGCATCGGAGTGTTTTTTTTGCGAGGGAGACTCCCCGCGATGGCTGAATCTTAGCGGTCCGG contains:
- a CDS encoding thioredoxin family protein is translated as MKTPYLPITLLATLAVLLPNVAVAQTSAHKTVAQDGIFDHATVEGAWKEAILRRRPLLVMFTSDNCTYCRKMAKETFGNPQVQHLLRGRTESVMAHSDDYAALIKKLGIRGYPSSLLISPEGEVLEFIEGYLEPKAFAQRVGPLLAQPLRHVGSANLSNVANQHLE
- a CDS encoding thioredoxin family protein, coding for MGRLIAETLRWAALAVILSPTATCLGDSPNETVETSPPVTAAESKTLFKFDSYPAAWTASQESNKPILVYVSMPECPHCTKMVDSTFASADVNALVTDSFETIQAGRYTHALLVEKLHIKWYPSTVLVGSNNKVLDMIEGYVDHDTFKRRLQLGIASANNATQTR